From Sphingomonas hengshuiensis, one genomic window encodes:
- a CDS encoding sugar phosphate isomerase/epimerase family protein — protein MISRRTLLAGASGAAAIALSDRIVAPAHAARIQAIGLQLYTVRDIFQKDPVATLEQVARIGYREVEYGGGGYEGMDPALLRRTMDRVGLRAPSIHVGYDALLGDFDKSVARAKALGADIVVLPYMTNEHRTEQGWQLALPNFNRFGAALKEAGLGFAYHNHDFEFTTKPGGVSLYDRFLKETDAALVKIELDLYWAAYAGESAAALIERLGSRIYSYHVKDMRADRSMAAVGAGVTDFAALFKLKGSAGVKHFYVENDQAPAPYLPDITTSFTTLRALRF, from the coding sequence ATGATCAGCCGTCGCACTCTGCTCGCAGGCGCCAGCGGCGCCGCGGCTATCGCTCTTTCCGATCGCATCGTCGCGCCGGCGCACGCCGCGCGGATCCAGGCGATCGGCCTTCAACTCTACACCGTCCGGGACATCTTCCAGAAGGACCCGGTCGCCACGCTCGAGCAGGTCGCCAGGATCGGTTACCGCGAAGTCGAGTATGGCGGCGGCGGCTATGAGGGGATGGATCCCGCGCTGCTGCGCCGGACGATGGATCGGGTGGGGCTGCGCGCGCCGTCGATCCATGTCGGCTATGACGCGCTGCTGGGCGATTTCGACAAGTCGGTCGCGCGCGCCAAGGCGCTCGGCGCCGACATCGTCGTGCTGCCATACATGACGAACGAGCACCGCACCGAACAGGGCTGGCAGTTGGCGCTGCCCAACTTCAACCGCTTTGGCGCGGCGCTGAAAGAGGCCGGGCTCGGCTTTGCCTATCACAACCATGATTTCGAGTTCACCACGAAGCCCGGCGGCGTCAGCCTGTACGATCGCTTCCTGAAGGAAACCGATGCCGCGCTCGTGAAGATCGAACTCGACCTGTATTGGGCGGCATATGCGGGCGAGAGCGCGGCGGCGCTGATCGAGCGCCTGGGCAGCCGCATCTATTCCTATCACGTCAAGGATATGCGCGCCGATCGCAGCATGGCGGCGGTTGGCGCCGGCGTCACTGATTTCGCCGCGCTGTTCAAGCTGAAGGGCAGCGCGGGCGTGAAGCACTTCTATGTCGAGAACGACCAGGCGCCCGCGCCCTATCTTCCCGACATCACGACCAGCTTCACCACGCTCCGCGCGCTGCGTTTCTGA
- a CDS encoding hydroxypyruvate isomerase family protein: MLAAGAALPLAAGVARAQGGGSNAARFSLGYAPHEGSFASRGNRIEQIAFAADQGFTAWEDNEAAGRTIDEQVAMAKALSSRGMTMGVFVASMPKWGQSRPILGANDGAEREAFLADVRASIDVAKRLNAKHMTVVTGFLDSRVPLDIQTARVIDVMRRAGDIVAPHGLVLVMEPLNTRTNHPGVYMQSIPQGYAVARGVNSPGVKILADLYHEQIQSGNLIPTMELCWSEIGYLQFGDNPGRNEPGTGEINYAGVTRWLRARRYAGVIGMEHGNSVRGRAGEDRLIAAYRAIDAL, from the coding sequence ATGCTGGCGGCAGGCGCTGCACTGCCCCTGGCCGCAGGCGTGGCGCGGGCGCAGGGGGGCGGCAGCAACGCCGCCCGCTTCTCGCTCGGCTATGCCCCGCATGAAGGGAGCTTTGCCAGCCGGGGCAACCGGATCGAACAGATCGCCTTCGCCGCCGACCAGGGCTTTACCGCCTGGGAAGACAATGAGGCTGCCGGCCGCACGATCGACGAGCAGGTGGCGATGGCCAAGGCGCTGTCCAGCCGGGGCATGACGATGGGCGTGTTCGTCGCCAGCATGCCCAAATGGGGCCAGTCGCGACCGATCCTCGGCGCGAACGACGGCGCCGAGCGCGAGGCGTTCCTGGCCGATGTCCGCGCTTCGATCGACGTCGCCAAGCGGCTGAACGCGAAGCACATGACGGTCGTGACCGGCTTTCTCGACTCCCGCGTGCCGCTCGATATCCAGACCGCGCGGGTGATCGACGTGATGCGCCGCGCGGGCGACATTGTCGCGCCGCACGGGCTGGTGCTGGTGATGGAGCCGCTGAACACGCGGACGAACCATCCTGGCGTGTACATGCAGAGCATCCCCCAGGGCTATGCCGTCGCGCGCGGCGTGAACAGTCCGGGCGTGAAGATCCTGGCCGACCTGTACCATGAGCAGATTCAGTCGGGGAACCTGATCCCGACGATGGAGCTGTGCTGGAGTGAGATCGGCTATCTCCAGTTCGGCGACAATCCGGGGCGCAACGAGCCCGGCACCGGCGAGATCAACTATGCCGGCGTCACGCGCTGGCTGCGGGCGCGGCGCTATGCCGGGGTGATCGGGATGGAACATGGAAATTCGGTGCGCGGCCGTGCGGGCGAAGATCGGCTGATCGCCGCCTATCGCGCGATCGACGCGCTGTGA
- a CDS encoding 3-keto-disaccharide hydrolase, with translation MAVVVAGLAVMSALPAAAQEKPGFKDTPVLPGGTWHVHDSDRPAPSVVAPSMQAGGAPSDAIILFDGRSLDAWQPERAPWPIKDGAMTVPARVAGARESNLVSKQSFGDVQLHLEFRSPNPPTKTSQDRGNSGIWFMQRYELQILDSHQNPTYADGTVGAIYGWKPPLANAARIPGEWQSYDVVFERPRFAADGKLLRPAYITAFLNGVLVQNHQAMLGTTVWRQIAKYEAHPDAAPLQLQDHDSPVSFRNIWVRPLPEAAIAQNMGGEAQ, from the coding sequence ATGGCAGTCGTGGTGGCCGGGCTTGCGGTGATGTCCGCGCTGCCGGCGGCGGCGCAGGAAAAGCCGGGTTTCAAGGACACGCCGGTCCTGCCGGGCGGCACGTGGCACGTGCATGATTCGGACCGGCCGGCTCCATCGGTTGTGGCTCCCTCCATGCAAGCCGGCGGCGCGCCGTCCGATGCGATCATCCTGTTCGACGGACGCTCCTTGGATGCCTGGCAGCCGGAACGGGCACCCTGGCCGATCAAGGATGGCGCCATGACCGTGCCGGCCCGCGTGGCTGGCGCGCGCGAGAGCAATCTCGTGTCGAAGCAGAGCTTCGGCGACGTGCAACTGCACCTTGAGTTCCGCTCGCCCAATCCGCCGACCAAGACGTCGCAGGATCGCGGCAACAGCGGCATCTGGTTCATGCAGCGCTATGAGTTGCAGATCCTCGATAGCCACCAGAACCCCACCTATGCCGACGGCACCGTTGGAGCGATCTATGGCTGGAAGCCGCCGCTCGCCAACGCCGCGCGGATTCCCGGCGAATGGCAGAGCTATGACGTGGTGTTCGAGCGGCCCCGCTTCGCGGCGGACGGCAAGCTGCTGCGTCCCGCCTACATCACCGCGTTCCTGAACGGTGTGCTGGTGCAGAACCATCAGGCGATGCTGGGCACGACGGTGTGGCGCCAGATCGCGAAGTATGAAGCGCATCCGGACGCGGCGCCGCTGCAACTGCAGGATCATGATTCGCCGGTGTCGTTCCGCAACATCTGGGTCCGTCCGCTACCGGAAGCGGCGATCGCGCAGAATATGGGAGGAGAAGCCCAGTGA
- a CDS encoding c-type cytochrome — translation MKLLMSAGAGMAAMVAVVATSAPTVAQTTAAPPAFAACKACHTVEKGGPNRIGPNLYGVVGRLAASVPGFSYSSAMKASKLRWDAATLDQFIAAPTKKVPGSRMPIGMADPAKRAAIIAYLNAESAKK, via the coding sequence ATGAAGCTTTTGATGAGCGCGGGCGCGGGGATGGCCGCAATGGTTGCGGTTGTGGCGACGAGCGCGCCCACGGTCGCCCAGACGACGGCGGCACCGCCAGCCTTCGCCGCGTGCAAGGCCTGCCATACCGTCGAGAAGGGCGGCCCGAACCGTATCGGGCCTAACCTCTATGGCGTCGTCGGTCGGCTCGCCGCGTCGGTCCCCGGTTTCAGCTATTCCTCCGCGATGAAGGCGTCGAAGCTGCGCTGGGACGCGGCGACGCTGGACCAGTTCATCGCCGCCCCGACCAAGAAGGTGCCGGGCTCGCGGATGCCGATCGGCATGGCCGACCCGGCAAAGCGCGCCGCGATCATCGCCTATCTGAATGCGGAAAGCGCGAAGAAATGA
- a CDS encoding gluconate 2-dehydrogenase subunit 3 family protein, protein MIDRRTALAGVVAMFGAGVFAPIARAAQASAAPAISEGPPSVAVFTPAQRALVTALSERVIPTTDTPGAIAAGVPAYIEKLLADWATPGDRVPIVAGLDTVEARSVLDYKVPGVQATPEQQDALLTLAMNDALPGGKIFFEAFRQMVITGYYTSEIGITQEREYLPVPGEYNGAFPYSQVNKVYSA, encoded by the coding sequence ATCATCGATCGTAGAACTGCGCTGGCCGGCGTAGTGGCCATGTTCGGTGCAGGGGTGTTCGCGCCGATCGCCCGCGCCGCGCAGGCATCGGCCGCCCCGGCGATCAGCGAAGGGCCGCCCAGCGTGGCGGTGTTCACCCCGGCCCAGCGCGCCCTGGTGACTGCGCTCAGCGAGCGGGTGATCCCCACCACCGACACGCCGGGCGCGATCGCCGCCGGTGTCCCGGCCTATATCGAGAAGCTGCTGGCAGATTGGGCGACGCCCGGGGACCGCGTGCCGATCGTCGCGGGGCTCGACACGGTCGAGGCGCGCAGTGTCCTGGACTATAAGGTCCCCGGCGTGCAGGCCACGCCGGAGCAGCAGGATGCGCTGCTGACGCTGGCGATGAATGACGCGCTGCCAGGCGGAAAGATCTTCTTCGAAGCGTTTCGCCAGATGGTCATCACCGGCTATTACACGTCGGAAATCGGCATCACGCAGGAGCGCGAATACCTGCCGGTGCCCGGCGAATATAACGGTGCCTTTCCCTATTCTCAGGTCAACAAGGTCTATAGCGCATGA